Proteins encoded within one genomic window of Gallus gallus isolate bGalGal1 chromosome 1, bGalGal1.mat.broiler.GRCg7b, whole genome shotgun sequence:
- the MDM2 gene encoding E3 ubiquitin-protein ligase Mdm2 isoform X2 — MCNTEMTSLTDGSPVSASEQEALVKPKPLLLKLLKLAGAEKDTFTMKEVIFYLGQYIMSKQLYDEKEQHIVHCANDLLGDLFGVTSFSVKEHRRIYSMISRNLIAINQQDSTLAVPPEDDAKFRLEKENVLKESMQELEEKQTSSNATSQPTTSRRRTHSESENSSDDLHSDRRKRHKSDSISLTFDESLSWCVVSGLCRDRSNSSDSTDSVSIPDLDASSLSENSDWFDHGSVSDQFSVEFEVESIYSEDYSHNEEGQELTDEDDEVYQLTIYQDEDSDSDSFNEDPEISLADYWKCPECSEMNPPLPRHCHRCWALREDWLPDEKSDKLVKSKLEGSFHLESDEGFDVPDCKKVKTNEDKEPAVEENEDKAVQISESQESEDYSQPSTSSSVLCSSQEDFREPEKKEMKDKEEGMESSLPVSSIEPCVICQSRPKNGCIVHGKTGHLMSCFTCARKLKKRNKPCPVCRQPIQMIVLTYFG; from the exons ATGTGCAATACCGAGATGACCTCCCTGACGGACGGCTCTCCTGTCAGCGCCTCGGAGCAGGAGGCTCTG GTTAAACCAAAGCCGCTGTTGTTGAAGCTGTTGAAGTTAGCTGGTGCAGAAAAAGACACTTTTACTATGAAGGAG GTAATATTCTATCTTGGACAATATATTATGTCTAAACAATTATACGATGAAAAAGAGCAACATATTGTGCACTGTGCAAATGATCTTCTTGGGGATTTATTTGGAGTAACAAgcttttcagtaaaagaacaCAG GAGAATATATTCCATGATTTCCAGAAATCTGATAGCAATCAATCAACAAG actCTACGCTGGCTGTTCCACCTGAGGATGATGCCAAATTTCggcttgaaaaagaaaatgttctaaaG GAATCCATGCAAGAGTTAGAAGAGAAGCAGACTTCATCAAATGCAACTTCCCAGCCAACAACATCTAGGAGGAGAACACACAGTGAATCTG aaaattcttcagATGATCTGCATAGTGACAGAAGAAAACGCCATAAGTCGGACAGCATCTCGTTGACCTTTGATGAAAGTCTCTCATGGTGTGTGGTGAGCGGGCTGTGCCGGGACAGGAGCAATAGCAGCGATTCCACAGATTCTGTTTCCATTCCG gaTCTTGATGCCAGTTCACTAAGTGAAAACTCTGATTGGTTTGACCACGGTTCTGTTTCAGACCAGTTTAGTGTAGAGTTTGAAGTTGAATCTATTTATTCAGAAGACTATAGCCATAATGAAGAGGGACAGGAGCTCACAGATGAAGATGAtgag GTATATCAGCTGACTATATATCAAGATGAAGATAGTGATTCTGATTCATTCAATGAAGATCCAGAGATTTCTCTAGCT GACTATTGGAAGTGCCCTGAATGTAGCGAAATGAATCCTCCGCTTCCACGACATTGCCACAGATGTTGGGCCCTCCGTGAGGACTGGCTTCCTGATGAGAAGAGTGATAAATTGGTGAAGAGCAAATTGGAAGGTTCCTTCCACCTGGAATCTGACGAAGGTTTTGATGTTCCTGACTGTAAGAAAGTGAAAACGAATGAAGATAAGGAACCAGCTGTGGAAGAGAATGAAGATAAAGCAGTACAGATATCTGAGTCCCAGGAAAGCGAAGATTATTCTCAGCCATCTACATCAAGTAGCGTGCTTTGCAGCAGTCAGGAGGACTTCAGGGAacctgagaagaaagaaatgaaagacaaagaGGAAGGTATGGAGTCCAGTCTGCCTGTTAGCAGCATAGAGCCCTGTGTCATATGCCAAAGCAGGCCGAAAAATGGCTGCATAGTACATGGCAAAACAGGACATCTCATGTCATGCTTTACGTGtgcaagaaaactgaagaagagGAACAAACCCTGCCCGGTGTGCAGGCAGCCCATACAAATGATTGTACTAACTTATTTTGGCTAG
- the MDM2 gene encoding E3 ubiquitin-protein ligase Mdm2 isoform X1, with protein MCNTEMTSLTDGSPVSASEQEALVKPKPLLLKLLKLAGAEKDTFTMKEVIFYLGQYIMSKQLYDEKEQHIVHCANDLLGDLFGVTSFSVKEHRRIYSMISRNLIAINQQDSTLAVPPEDDAKFRLEKENVLKESMQELEEKQTSSNATSQPTTSRRRTHSESEENSSDDLHSDRRKRHKSDSISLTFDESLSWCVVSGLCRDRSNSSDSTDSVSIPDLDASSLSENSDWFDHGSVSDQFSVEFEVESIYSEDYSHNEEGQELTDEDDEVYQLTIYQDEDSDSDSFNEDPEISLADYWKCPECSEMNPPLPRHCHRCWALREDWLPDEKSDKLVKSKLEGSFHLESDEGFDVPDCKKVKTNEDKEPAVEENEDKAVQISESQESEDYSQPSTSSSVLCSSQEDFREPEKKEMKDKEEGMESSLPVSSIEPCVICQSRPKNGCIVHGKTGHLMSCFTCARKLKKRNKPCPVCRQPIQMIVLTYFG; from the exons ATGTGCAATACCGAGATGACCTCCCTGACGGACGGCTCTCCTGTCAGCGCCTCGGAGCAGGAGGCTCTG GTTAAACCAAAGCCGCTGTTGTTGAAGCTGTTGAAGTTAGCTGGTGCAGAAAAAGACACTTTTACTATGAAGGAG GTAATATTCTATCTTGGACAATATATTATGTCTAAACAATTATACGATGAAAAAGAGCAACATATTGTGCACTGTGCAAATGATCTTCTTGGGGATTTATTTGGAGTAACAAgcttttcagtaaaagaacaCAG GAGAATATATTCCATGATTTCCAGAAATCTGATAGCAATCAATCAACAAG actCTACGCTGGCTGTTCCACCTGAGGATGATGCCAAATTTCggcttgaaaaagaaaatgttctaaaG GAATCCATGCAAGAGTTAGAAGAGAAGCAGACTTCATCAAATGCAACTTCCCAGCCAACAACATCTAGGAGGAGAACACACAGTGAATCTG aagaaaattcttcagATGATCTGCATAGTGACAGAAGAAAACGCCATAAGTCGGACAGCATCTCGTTGACCTTTGATGAAAGTCTCTCATGGTGTGTGGTGAGCGGGCTGTGCCGGGACAGGAGCAATAGCAGCGATTCCACAGATTCTGTTTCCATTCCG gaTCTTGATGCCAGTTCACTAAGTGAAAACTCTGATTGGTTTGACCACGGTTCTGTTTCAGACCAGTTTAGTGTAGAGTTTGAAGTTGAATCTATTTATTCAGAAGACTATAGCCATAATGAAGAGGGACAGGAGCTCACAGATGAAGATGAtgag GTATATCAGCTGACTATATATCAAGATGAAGATAGTGATTCTGATTCATTCAATGAAGATCCAGAGATTTCTCTAGCT GACTATTGGAAGTGCCCTGAATGTAGCGAAATGAATCCTCCGCTTCCACGACATTGCCACAGATGTTGGGCCCTCCGTGAGGACTGGCTTCCTGATGAGAAGAGTGATAAATTGGTGAAGAGCAAATTGGAAGGTTCCTTCCACCTGGAATCTGACGAAGGTTTTGATGTTCCTGACTGTAAGAAAGTGAAAACGAATGAAGATAAGGAACCAGCTGTGGAAGAGAATGAAGATAAAGCAGTACAGATATCTGAGTCCCAGGAAAGCGAAGATTATTCTCAGCCATCTACATCAAGTAGCGTGCTTTGCAGCAGTCAGGAGGACTTCAGGGAacctgagaagaaagaaatgaaagacaaagaGGAAGGTATGGAGTCCAGTCTGCCTGTTAGCAGCATAGAGCCCTGTGTCATATGCCAAAGCAGGCCGAAAAATGGCTGCATAGTACATGGCAAAACAGGACATCTCATGTCATGCTTTACGTGtgcaagaaaactgaagaagagGAACAAACCCTGCCCGGTGTGCAGGCAGCCCATACAAATGATTGTACTAACTTATTTTGGCTAG
- the MDM2 gene encoding E3 ubiquitin-protein ligase Mdm2 isoform X3: MKEVIFYLGQYIMSKQLYDEKEQHIVHCANDLLGDLFGVTSFSVKEHRRIYSMISRNLIAINQQDSTLAVPPEDDAKFRLEKENVLKESMQELEEKQTSSNATSQPTTSRRRTHSESEENSSDDLHSDRRKRHKSDSISLTFDESLSWCVVSGLCRDRSNSSDSTDSVSIPDLDASSLSENSDWFDHGSVSDQFSVEFEVESIYSEDYSHNEEGQELTDEDDEVYQLTIYQDEDSDSDSFNEDPEISLADYWKCPECSEMNPPLPRHCHRCWALREDWLPDEKSDKLVKSKLEGSFHLESDEGFDVPDCKKVKTNEDKEPAVEENEDKAVQISESQESEDYSQPSTSSSVLCSSQEDFREPEKKEMKDKEEGMESSLPVSSIEPCVICQSRPKNGCIVHGKTGHLMSCFTCARKLKKRNKPCPVCRQPIQMIVLTYFG, encoded by the exons ATGAAGGAG GTAATATTCTATCTTGGACAATATATTATGTCTAAACAATTATACGATGAAAAAGAGCAACATATTGTGCACTGTGCAAATGATCTTCTTGGGGATTTATTTGGAGTAACAAgcttttcagtaaaagaacaCAG GAGAATATATTCCATGATTTCCAGAAATCTGATAGCAATCAATCAACAAG actCTACGCTGGCTGTTCCACCTGAGGATGATGCCAAATTTCggcttgaaaaagaaaatgttctaaaG GAATCCATGCAAGAGTTAGAAGAGAAGCAGACTTCATCAAATGCAACTTCCCAGCCAACAACATCTAGGAGGAGAACACACAGTGAATCTG aagaaaattcttcagATGATCTGCATAGTGACAGAAGAAAACGCCATAAGTCGGACAGCATCTCGTTGACCTTTGATGAAAGTCTCTCATGGTGTGTGGTGAGCGGGCTGTGCCGGGACAGGAGCAATAGCAGCGATTCCACAGATTCTGTTTCCATTCCG gaTCTTGATGCCAGTTCACTAAGTGAAAACTCTGATTGGTTTGACCACGGTTCTGTTTCAGACCAGTTTAGTGTAGAGTTTGAAGTTGAATCTATTTATTCAGAAGACTATAGCCATAATGAAGAGGGACAGGAGCTCACAGATGAAGATGAtgag GTATATCAGCTGACTATATATCAAGATGAAGATAGTGATTCTGATTCATTCAATGAAGATCCAGAGATTTCTCTAGCT GACTATTGGAAGTGCCCTGAATGTAGCGAAATGAATCCTCCGCTTCCACGACATTGCCACAGATGTTGGGCCCTCCGTGAGGACTGGCTTCCTGATGAGAAGAGTGATAAATTGGTGAAGAGCAAATTGGAAGGTTCCTTCCACCTGGAATCTGACGAAGGTTTTGATGTTCCTGACTGTAAGAAAGTGAAAACGAATGAAGATAAGGAACCAGCTGTGGAAGAGAATGAAGATAAAGCAGTACAGATATCTGAGTCCCAGGAAAGCGAAGATTATTCTCAGCCATCTACATCAAGTAGCGTGCTTTGCAGCAGTCAGGAGGACTTCAGGGAacctgagaagaaagaaatgaaagacaaagaGGAAGGTATGGAGTCCAGTCTGCCTGTTAGCAGCATAGAGCCCTGTGTCATATGCCAAAGCAGGCCGAAAAATGGCTGCATAGTACATGGCAAAACAGGACATCTCATGTCATGCTTTACGTGtgcaagaaaactgaagaagagGAACAAACCCTGCCCGGTGTGCAGGCAGCCCATACAAATGATTGTACTAACTTATTTTGGCTAG
- the MDM2 gene encoding E3 ubiquitin-protein ligase Mdm2 isoform X4, which produces MISRNLIAINQQDSTLAVPPEDDAKFRLEKENVLKESMQELEEKQTSSNATSQPTTSRRRTHSESEENSSDDLHSDRRKRHKSDSISLTFDESLSWCVVSGLCRDRSNSSDSTDSVSIPDLDASSLSENSDWFDHGSVSDQFSVEFEVESIYSEDYSHNEEGQELTDEDDEVYQLTIYQDEDSDSDSFNEDPEISLADYWKCPECSEMNPPLPRHCHRCWALREDWLPDEKSDKLVKSKLEGSFHLESDEGFDVPDCKKVKTNEDKEPAVEENEDKAVQISESQESEDYSQPSTSSSVLCSSQEDFREPEKKEMKDKEEGMESSLPVSSIEPCVICQSRPKNGCIVHGKTGHLMSCFTCARKLKKRNKPCPVCRQPIQMIVLTYFG; this is translated from the exons ATGATTTCCAGAAATCTGATAGCAATCAATCAACAAG actCTACGCTGGCTGTTCCACCTGAGGATGATGCCAAATTTCggcttgaaaaagaaaatgttctaaaG GAATCCATGCAAGAGTTAGAAGAGAAGCAGACTTCATCAAATGCAACTTCCCAGCCAACAACATCTAGGAGGAGAACACACAGTGAATCTG aagaaaattcttcagATGATCTGCATAGTGACAGAAGAAAACGCCATAAGTCGGACAGCATCTCGTTGACCTTTGATGAAAGTCTCTCATGGTGTGTGGTGAGCGGGCTGTGCCGGGACAGGAGCAATAGCAGCGATTCCACAGATTCTGTTTCCATTCCG gaTCTTGATGCCAGTTCACTAAGTGAAAACTCTGATTGGTTTGACCACGGTTCTGTTTCAGACCAGTTTAGTGTAGAGTTTGAAGTTGAATCTATTTATTCAGAAGACTATAGCCATAATGAAGAGGGACAGGAGCTCACAGATGAAGATGAtgag GTATATCAGCTGACTATATATCAAGATGAAGATAGTGATTCTGATTCATTCAATGAAGATCCAGAGATTTCTCTAGCT GACTATTGGAAGTGCCCTGAATGTAGCGAAATGAATCCTCCGCTTCCACGACATTGCCACAGATGTTGGGCCCTCCGTGAGGACTGGCTTCCTGATGAGAAGAGTGATAAATTGGTGAAGAGCAAATTGGAAGGTTCCTTCCACCTGGAATCTGACGAAGGTTTTGATGTTCCTGACTGTAAGAAAGTGAAAACGAATGAAGATAAGGAACCAGCTGTGGAAGAGAATGAAGATAAAGCAGTACAGATATCTGAGTCCCAGGAAAGCGAAGATTATTCTCAGCCATCTACATCAAGTAGCGTGCTTTGCAGCAGTCAGGAGGACTTCAGGGAacctgagaagaaagaaatgaaagacaaagaGGAAGGTATGGAGTCCAGTCTGCCTGTTAGCAGCATAGAGCCCTGTGTCATATGCCAAAGCAGGCCGAAAAATGGCTGCATAGTACATGGCAAAACAGGACATCTCATGTCATGCTTTACGTGtgcaagaaaactgaagaagagGAACAAACCCTGCCCGGTGTGCAGGCAGCCCATACAAATGATTGTACTAACTTATTTTGGCTAG